The following coding sequences lie in one Methanohalophilus levihalophilus genomic window:
- a CDS encoding phosphatidylserine decarboxylase, with the protein MLAKGSYLWILSPAVCALAPFFLYLYTQLTALLYPTGFFSLVTVFFIIFFRDPVRDVKVCKNCILSPADGKVVDIRGNTICIFMNVHNVHVNRAPFNGTIVSVEHKNGSLLPAFSKDSWRNERTEIAMSTAIGDIKVTQIAGMLARRIVSYVKEGDEVIQGQRIGMIRLGSRVDVTVPDDFEISRKIGDKVLAGQSRLAIAKDYSKE; encoded by the coding sequence ATGCTTGCAAAAGGCTCCTATTTGTGGATACTCAGCCCTGCAGTTTGTGCGTTGGCCCCTTTTTTCCTGTATCTTTACACCCAATTGACTGCTCTGCTTTACCCTACAGGTTTCTTTTCACTTGTTACAGTATTTTTCATAATTTTTTTCAGGGACCCTGTAAGGGATGTTAAGGTTTGTAAAAACTGCATCTTGTCCCCAGCAGACGGAAAAGTAGTGGATATCAGGGGTAACACTATTTGCATTTTCATGAATGTGCATAATGTGCACGTTAACAGGGCTCCGTTTAACGGTACTATTGTTTCGGTGGAGCACAAAAACGGAAGTCTCTTACCCGCTTTTTCAAAGGATTCGTGGCGCAATGAGCGCACCGAAATTGCTATGAGCACGGCAATTGGGGATATTAAGGTTACCCAGATTGCAGGAATGCTTGCCAGAAGGATAGTTTCTTATGTAAAGGAAGGTGATGAAGTTATACAGGGCCAGAGGATTGGAATGATTCGTCTTGGTTCAAGAGTGGATGTAACAGTCCCGGATGACTTTGAAATCAGCCGTAAGATTGGCGACAAGGTTCTTGCAGGCCAGAGCCGTCTTGCCATAGCAAAAGACTATTCGAAGGAATGA
- a CDS encoding archaetidylserine synthase, whose amino-acid sequence MKIFRTVGIPDVATLINASLGLSAIFAAHEGYFSLAFVLILMAAVADGVDGYLARMNCSSPLGEYLDSLADVISFGVAPACVVYFLYCGELCIPAALIAVIYLSGGILRLARFSTKQKSIPDFEGLPITASAVVISSYMLLFPRYVYPYFLFSMMLLLAYLMISDHPYPKLRGTRALAFVTVLFSATIVSYLLPEIFLHVFSTMLFLSLMLYLESPIMKIPRQYYEE is encoded by the coding sequence ATGAAAATTTTCAGGACAGTTGGTATTCCAGATGTTGCTACATTAATCAACGCTTCACTGGGATTATCTGCGATTTTTGCAGCCCATGAAGGTTACTTCTCTCTTGCCTTTGTCCTGATCCTAATGGCTGCGGTCGCAGACGGGGTAGATGGTTATCTTGCCCGCATGAATTGCAGCAGTCCGCTTGGGGAATACCTTGATTCCCTTGCAGATGTCATCTCATTTGGTGTCGCTCCTGCCTGTGTTGTGTATTTCCTGTACTGCGGCGAGTTGTGCATTCCGGCCGCATTGATAGCGGTGATCTACCTTTCAGGTGGCATCCTGAGGCTTGCCCGCTTCAGTACAAAACAAAAAAGTATTCCGGATTTTGAGGGGCTTCCAATAACCGCATCGGCAGTTGTTATTTCATCTTATATGCTGCTTTTCCCGCGATATGTATACCCATATTTCCTTTTCAGCATGATGCTACTCCTCGCATACCTTATGATCAGCGATCATCCGTATCCAAAGCTCAGAGGTACAAGGGCATTGGCATTTGTCACCGTTCTTTTCTCGGCAACGATTGTTTCCTACCTGCTGCCTGAGATTTTCCTGCACGTGTTTTCTACAATGCTGTTCCTTTCACTGATGCTTTATCTTGAATCCCCGATTATGAAGATTCCACGGCAGTATTATGAGGAGTGA
- the clpB gene encoding ATP-dependent chaperone ClpB, which yields MDINQFTQKAQEAIQASRTIAARYYNQQIDSEHLFLALLEQSGGLVPSLLEKVGAEPSDLQDKLEDKLSQLPQVSGPGSENVYYTQRAIRVLDNATSLAKKMKDEYTSVEHILLALVKEKEGESKRLLDEAGVNEAALLEAIKEIRGNRRVTSENPEDTYKPLEKYGIDFTERASQGKLDPVIGRDHEIRRSIEILSRRRKNNPVLIGEAGVGKTAIVEGLAQRIAKKDVPDAMKNKRIVALDMGALIAGAKFRGEFEERLKAVLNEVAESAGQIILFIDELHTIVGAGATEGAMDAGNLLKPMLARGELHCIGATTLDEYRKYIEKDAALERRFMPVTVEAPDVEATISILRGLKEKYEVHHGVRLKDSALVASAVLSDRYISDRFLPDKAIDLLDEAASKVKTAIDSKPADLDEADRKLLQLEIEKEALKAEKDAASKERLQNLEKEIAEIRAESDAMRTRWENEKQSIAHLNTLKEQIDETKTKLELAENEGDFELASRLKYGELVPLQRDYAEEEARLQEKQTTMLLKEEVDEEDIANVVSEWTKIPITKLMEGEREKLIHLEDNLHKRVIGQDEAVKAVADAVIRAHAGIKDPRRPIGSFIFLGPTGVGKTELAKALAMELFDSEDRMIRIDMSEYMEKHTVARMIGAPPGYIGHDEGGQLTEAVRRNPYSVVLFDEIEKAHHDVFNIMLQMLDDGRLTDSKGRTVDFKNTIVIMTSNICVEYLTRKLGEGETTPHDVADPFDAAHGKGEKVEDYGKMQEIALNELSKYFRPEFLNRVDEIAIFRALTKEQLTHIVDIKAADLVQRLKERRIDLEITPEAKKYLGDAGYSPTYGARPLKRVIQNELETAIGKLIVSGEVMESDTVVVDVDDRGVTFEVKKGEEHI from the coding sequence ATGGATATTAACCAATTTACACAAAAGGCACAGGAAGCAATCCAGGCTTCAAGAACAATTGCTGCAAGGTATTACAACCAGCAGATTGATTCTGAACACCTGTTTCTTGCATTATTGGAACAGAGCGGGGGATTGGTACCTTCATTACTGGAAAAGGTGGGTGCTGAGCCTTCCGACTTGCAGGACAAACTGGAAGACAAACTCTCACAATTACCACAGGTTTCAGGACCTGGAAGCGAGAACGTTTACTATACCCAGCGTGCCATTCGTGTACTCGACAATGCTACATCCTTAGCTAAGAAGATGAAAGACGAGTACACCAGTGTTGAGCACATCCTCCTTGCGCTCGTAAAGGAGAAAGAAGGAGAAAGCAAGCGCTTACTTGATGAAGCAGGCGTGAATGAAGCAGCACTTCTTGAAGCCATCAAGGAAATCAGGGGAAATCGTCGCGTGACATCCGAGAATCCAGAAGATACATACAAACCGTTGGAAAAATACGGAATCGACTTCACAGAACGTGCTTCACAGGGTAAGCTTGATCCGGTTATCGGCAGGGATCATGAGATCCGACGTTCCATTGAAATCCTTTCAAGACGCAGGAAAAACAACCCAGTCCTCATCGGTGAAGCCGGCGTGGGTAAAACTGCTATCGTAGAGGGATTAGCCCAGCGTATTGCAAAGAAGGATGTCCCTGATGCGATGAAAAACAAGAGGATTGTTGCCCTTGACATGGGAGCACTTATTGCAGGTGCAAAATTCCGCGGGGAATTCGAGGAAAGGCTCAAAGCAGTCCTCAACGAAGTAGCCGAATCCGCAGGCCAAATTATTCTGTTCATTGATGAATTGCATACAATTGTAGGTGCAGGTGCCACAGAAGGCGCAATGGATGCGGGAAACCTCCTCAAACCAATGCTTGCACGTGGTGAATTGCACTGTATCGGTGCAACCACCCTTGATGAATACCGCAAATATATCGAAAAGGACGCTGCCCTTGAGCGCAGGTTCATGCCTGTGACAGTGGAAGCTCCTGACGTGGAAGCAACCATCTCCATCCTCAGGGGACTGAAAGAAAAGTACGAAGTACATCACGGTGTCCGTCTGAAAGACAGTGCACTCGTAGCTTCCGCAGTATTAAGTGACCGTTACATTTCCGACAGGTTCCTGCCTGACAAGGCAATCGACCTGCTGGACGAAGCTGCTTCCAAGGTGAAGACAGCAATCGACAGCAAACCTGCTGATCTCGATGAAGCGGACAGGAAACTCCTCCAGCTTGAGATTGAGAAGGAAGCCCTGAAAGCCGAAAAAGACGCTGCATCAAAGGAAAGGCTGCAGAACCTTGAGAAGGAAATTGCGGAAATCAGGGCTGAATCCGATGCAATGCGTACCCGCTGGGAGAATGAAAAGCAGAGCATTGCGCACCTGAATACTCTCAAAGAGCAGATCGATGAAACTAAAACAAAACTTGAACTTGCCGAGAATGAAGGTGATTTCGAACTTGCATCCCGCCTGAAATACGGTGAACTGGTACCTCTCCAGCGTGACTATGCGGAAGAGGAGGCAAGGCTGCAGGAAAAGCAGACCACTATGCTACTCAAGGAAGAAGTCGACGAAGAAGATATCGCAAATGTTGTCAGTGAGTGGACTAAAATCCCGATTACCAAACTCATGGAAGGTGAAAGGGAGAAGCTCATCCACCTCGAAGATAACCTTCACAAGCGGGTCATCGGACAGGATGAAGCTGTAAAGGCAGTTGCTGATGCAGTTATTCGTGCACATGCAGGCATCAAGGATCCACGCAGGCCAATCGGAAGTTTTATTTTCCTCGGCCCAACCGGCGTGGGTAAGACTGAACTTGCAAAGGCTCTTGCAATGGAACTCTTTGATAGCGAGGATCGCATGATCCGCATCGACATGTCAGAGTACATGGAGAAGCACACCGTTGCGAGGATGATAGGTGCACCGCCAGGGTACATTGGGCACGATGAAGGCGGACAGCTCACAGAAGCAGTCCGGAGAAATCCGTATTCAGTAGTCCTGTTTGATGAGATTGAGAAGGCACACCACGACGTGTTCAACATCATGCTGCAGATGCTGGATGACGGCCGCCTCACCGATTCAAAAGGAAGAACTGTGGATTTCAAGAACACAATTGTCATCATGACTTCCAACATCTGTGTGGAATACCTGACCCGGAAACTCGGAGAGGGTGAAACCACACCTCATGATGTGGCCGACCCCTTCGATGCAGCTCATGGAAAAGGAGAAAAGGTGGAAGACTATGGCAAGATGCAGGAAATCGCCCTGAACGAACTCAGCAAGTACTTCCGTCCCGAATTCCTTAACCGTGTGGATGAGATTGCCATATTCCGTGCTCTTACAAAAGAGCAGCTCACTCACATCGTGGATATCAAGGCAGCAGATCTTGTCCAGAGGCTCAAGGAGCGCAGAATAGATCTTGAGATCACTCCAGAAGCCAAGAAATATCTCGGCGATGCCGGCTACAGCCCGACATACGGTGCAAGGCCTCTTAAGAGAGTGATCCAGAATGAGCTGGAAACCGCAATTGGAAAACTCATCGTCAGTGGAGAAGTTATGGAATCAGACACCGTCGTCGTTGATGTCGATGATCGCGGAGTTACTTTTGAAGTCAAAAAGGGAGAAGAGCATATCTGA
- a CDS encoding ArsR family transcriptional regulator, with translation MARQIVLVNLDKPREKTLEKDVYWLCDSFGLSSGRDVDNMATRIVMSLLDNISEKERISSEMIADSLGVNPSRVNHHLRNLINSGLVYREKRKLYLRGGSLKAAVQEMRKDSQRMFDELEAIAAEIDQEMGIRNR, from the coding sequence ATGGCTAGACAGATAGTCCTGGTAAACCTGGATAAACCCCGGGAAAAAACCCTTGAAAAGGATGTCTATTGGCTTTGTGACAGTTTCGGCTTATCGTCAGGAAGAGATGTGGATAACATGGCTACTCGTATAGTCATGAGCCTGCTTGATAACATTTCTGAGAAAGAACGTATTTCTTCCGAAATGATTGCAGATTCCCTTGGTGTCAATCCTTCAAGGGTGAATCATCACTTAAGAAACCTCATTAATTCCGGTCTTGTTTACCGGGAAAAACGAAAACTGTACCTCCGTGGAGGAAGTCTCAAGGCTGCAGTTCAGGAAATGCGGAAAGATTCACAGCGCATGTTCGATGAACTCGAGGCTATAGCTGCGGAAATAGATCAGGAAATGGGGATTCGGAACAGGTAA
- a CDS encoding ArsR/SmtB family transcription factor has translation MAKTMQQIVSIGEAISHPLRLKLLCMLSEREWYVYELAKELNVSRQVLYLHLKRLEKAGFVESDLRLEDDDMRAKKFFRLKDFDVSINIEDLKKFFD, from the coding sequence ATGGCAAAAACAATGCAGCAGATAGTATCGATAGGAGAAGCTATTTCCCATCCCCTTAGGCTTAAGCTCTTGTGCATGCTTTCAGAAAGAGAGTGGTATGTATACGAACTTGCAAAAGAGCTGAACGTTTCACGTCAGGTACTATACCTGCACCTGAAAAGGCTTGAAAAAGCCGGTTTTGTAGAAAGCGATCTCCGTCTTGAAGACGATGATATGCGAGCAAAGAAATTCTTCCGGCTGAAAGATTTTGATGTATCCATCAATATTGAAGATTTGAAAAAGTTCTTTGATTGA
- a CDS encoding PepSY domain-containing protein, translating into MKKTLNMLLVGAVLLAGAGMVALTLQTEEVQAAYGYGPMSGIGGCPVYNQITGTATNYDLAVETLDDALEIAQDQIDPDVKEDNIYQMGRWWVVYYTNDDGVVMQSYIDAFTGEVVDSTSQTYNYAPARRGYGYGMMHGYGYGPGMGYGGVYR; encoded by the coding sequence ATGAAAAAGACGCTAAACATGCTATTGGTTGGAGCAGTACTTCTTGCAGGTGCAGGAATGGTTGCCCTCACATTGCAAACTGAAGAAGTTCAGGCTGCATATGGATACGGTCCAATGTCCGGAATTGGAGGTTGCCCTGTATACAACCAGATAACAGGCACAGCCACCAATTATGATCTGGCCGTTGAAACTCTCGATGATGCTCTTGAAATAGCGCAGGATCAGATTGATCCTGATGTAAAAGAGGACAACATCTACCAGATGGGCAGATGGTGGGTTGTGTATTACACAAACGATGACGGTGTCGTAATGCAGAGCTACATTGACGCTTTCACTGGAGAAGTTGTTGATAGCACAAGCCAGACATATAATTATGCTCCTGCAAGACGCGGATACGGATACGGCATGATGCATGGTTACGGCTATGGTCCGGGAATGGGCTATGGCGGTGTGTATCGCTAA
- a CDS encoding dihydrolipoyl dehydrogenase family protein, giving the protein MEAEYDVIVIGTGVAGPVCANKLARYDMKVAIVDSREYGGTCALRGCVPKKVLVGVAELVERTEKFHAVGAVDCAASINWKKLIELKETFVDFQPAQKEAEYGQKGIDTYHGQARFLSPDTITIGDKQLKAKYIFIATGGIPKPLEFKGHEHLVTSEDFLELETLPKRILFAGGGYISFEFAHVAARAGAEVTILQRGKHILKHFDSDMTDLLTKASEEAGIKIHTEHVVIAVDKVGNEYVVTAATPAGEETFICDLVVHGSGRIPALEGMDLEKGNVELENGGIAVNEFMQSVSNPKVYAGGDCVKIGAPLTPIASLQGTVAASNILSGNTKTVDYNGVPSAVFTIPTLASVGISLEKADEKYDVYFHDTSDWYTSRRLQENISATKVIVEKETGKIAGAHLLGSEAAEVINIFAMAMRLGITLDEFKKVVYVFPTMASDIQHMIRK; this is encoded by the coding sequence ATGGAAGCAGAGTACGATGTTATTGTTATTGGAACCGGTGTTGCCGGCCCGGTATGTGCCAATAAACTTGCCAGATACGACATGAAAGTTGCAATTGTGGATTCAAGAGAATACGGCGGAACATGTGCCCTTCGTGGATGTGTCCCGAAAAAGGTTCTTGTGGGAGTGGCAGAGCTTGTTGAAAGAACCGAAAAGTTCCATGCAGTTGGTGCCGTGGATTGTGCAGCATCAATCAACTGGAAAAAACTCATTGAATTGAAAGAGACTTTTGTTGATTTCCAGCCTGCCCAAAAAGAAGCCGAATATGGACAGAAGGGCATTGACACTTATCACGGACAGGCAAGATTTCTCAGTCCCGATACAATTACCATCGGCGACAAACAGCTTAAGGCAAAATACATTTTCATCGCAACCGGAGGAATCCCAAAACCCCTTGAATTCAAGGGACATGAGCATCTTGTAACAAGCGAAGATTTCCTTGAGCTTGAAACTCTGCCAAAAAGGATTCTTTTTGCAGGAGGAGGCTATATTTCCTTCGAATTTGCACACGTTGCTGCAAGGGCAGGGGCCGAAGTCACAATCCTCCAGAGAGGAAAACATATTCTCAAACATTTTGACTCTGACATGACAGACCTGCTTACAAAAGCAAGTGAGGAAGCAGGCATAAAAATCCATACTGAGCATGTTGTAATAGCTGTGGATAAAGTGGGGAATGAATATGTTGTAACTGCCGCCACACCCGCGGGGGAGGAAACGTTCATCTGTGACCTCGTGGTTCACGGATCGGGCAGGATTCCGGCACTCGAGGGAATGGATCTGGAAAAAGGAAATGTGGAACTTGAAAACGGTGGTATTGCAGTTAACGAATTCATGCAAAGCGTTTCGAACCCGAAGGTCTATGCCGGTGGCGATTGTGTCAAAATCGGTGCACCTCTGACACCCATTGCAAGTCTTCAGGGAACGGTTGCTGCGTCAAATATCCTTTCAGGAAATACCAAAACTGTTGACTACAACGGCGTTCCTTCAGCTGTTTTCACAATCCCAACCCTTGCAAGCGTGGGAATATCCCTTGAAAAGGCTGATGAAAAATACGACGTGTACTTCCACGATACAAGTGACTGGTACACTTCAAGAAGACTGCAGGAGAATATTTCGGCAACCAAAGTCATTGTGGAAAAGGAAACAGGCAAAATTGCCGGGGCACACCTACTTGGATCGGAAGCTGCTGAAGTTATCAATATTTTTGCCATGGCAATGCGCCTGGGAATAACCCTTGATGAATTCAAAAAGGTAGTTTACGTATTCCCGACAATGGCTTCAGACATCCAGCATATGATCCGGAAGTAA
- a CDS encoding replication factor C large subunit: MTAPTDWAEKYRPQTLADVIGNKSAVEFLWKWVGDWEHKTPEKKAVILYGPPGVGKTSAALALASQIGWETIEMNASDQRTASALERVAGSASQMGTLTGGYRRLIILDEADNMHGSSDRGGARAMAAIIKKTDQPIVLIANDLYGMSSSIRSLCEEVKFNSMQQRSIIVALKKICQDEKIMCGTGVLEKIASMAGGDLRSAVRDLQAVATGKSEIHPEDIATAERDTKESIFKVLSKVFQESDPVAAHRATFDLDETPEDLIQWVDENLPEQYLDKGETMNDDVANAYRNLSHADRYLGRVRLRQNYGLWRYAGFLLSGGTAASKVHPHSGFRKLQPPSLWRRMGQMRAKRDMRDNIAAKVSGHCHEPIRDSRGDSMRLYSRIIEDDERAVDVATILKLDADEIAYLKGKKVGKKIQKIYEESLKRMGEKESEDIDIFIQEKKEVKQATRSLDSFVATPEPEDPPKAEKAPQKKPQKTLFDF, translated from the coding sequence ATGACAGCACCTACGGATTGGGCCGAGAAATACAGACCGCAAACTCTTGCGGATGTAATTGGAAACAAATCTGCCGTGGAATTTCTCTGGAAATGGGTCGGTGACTGGGAACACAAAACACCGGAAAAAAAGGCAGTAATACTTTATGGACCACCAGGCGTAGGAAAGACATCAGCAGCCCTTGCTCTTGCATCACAAATCGGCTGGGAAACAATCGAGATGAATGCAAGTGATCAGAGAACAGCCTCAGCTCTTGAAAGAGTCGCAGGATCCGCGTCACAAATGGGTACACTTACCGGTGGCTACAGGCGCCTTATTATTCTCGATGAAGCAGACAACATGCACGGCTCTTCAGACAGAGGAGGGGCTCGCGCCATGGCTGCAATAATCAAGAAGACAGACCAGCCAATTGTACTTATTGCAAATGATCTCTACGGGATGTCCTCCTCAATTCGTTCTCTTTGCGAAGAAGTGAAATTTAATTCCATGCAGCAGCGCTCCATTATTGTCGCACTCAAGAAGATCTGCCAGGATGAGAAAATTATGTGCGGCACAGGAGTCCTCGAAAAAATCGCATCAATGGCAGGTGGGGATCTTCGTAGCGCCGTGAGAGATCTTCAGGCAGTGGCTACAGGAAAATCTGAAATTCATCCTGAAGATATTGCAACCGCTGAAAGGGACACCAAAGAATCTATTTTCAAAGTCCTCTCCAAAGTGTTTCAGGAAAGTGATCCTGTTGCGGCCCACAGGGCGACCTTTGATCTTGACGAAACCCCCGAAGACTTGATCCAGTGGGTGGACGAAAACCTTCCGGAGCAGTATCTTGACAAAGGGGAAACAATGAACGATGATGTTGCCAATGCATACCGCAATCTTTCACATGCAGACAGGTATCTTGGCAGGGTAAGGCTGCGACAGAATTACGGCCTCTGGAGATATGCCGGATTTCTGTTAAGCGGTGGAACTGCTGCCTCAAAAGTGCACCCTCATTCAGGATTCAGGAAACTGCAGCCACCTTCCCTCTGGAGAAGAATGGGGCAGATGCGTGCCAAAAGGGATATGCGAGACAACATTGCTGCAAAAGTCTCAGGTCATTGCCATGAACCAATAAGAGACTCACGTGGAGATTCCATGAGACTCTACAGCAGGATTATCGAAGATGATGAGAGGGCTGTGGATGTTGCTACAATCCTGAAACTCGATGCCGATGAGATAGCATACCTTAAAGGAAAGAAAGTCGGCAAGAAAATCCAGAAGATTTACGAGGAATCCCTGAAGAGGATGGGTGAGAAGGAATCCGAGGACATTGATATTTTCATCCAAGAGAAGAAGGAAGTGAAACAGGCAACCCGCTCCCTTGACAGTTTTGTTGCCACTCCTGAACCGGAAGACCCCCCCAAAGCAGAGAAAGCTCCTCAGAAAAAGCCACAGAAGACTCTGTTTGATTTCTGA
- the mtxX gene encoding methanogenesis marker protein Mmp4/MtxX, whose translation MQEGTEKLLDIIRNKALATKARVALGVRNPTPKLIRSAEDAMKEGYAEVVLVGNAREISEIGTSLEIIDTLDPETALGTLLASGEFDAVVRGTAKASGTLSHLKKVTGIDKLYRVAFLLTADGTPFFLAPVGIDEGGSISDKIELVRRSADYIRRFGVEPSVGVLSGGRMGDLGRDREVDRTLAEGDFIANRLQEMGIKAKHYTILIEDAISESNFILAPDGITGNLMFRSLVFLGGGDGIGAPVLMDDYVFVDTSRVGGHYTLAIMLASALVKTREEV comes from the coding sequence ATGCAGGAAGGCACTGAAAAGCTTCTGGATATCATAAGAAACAAAGCACTTGCTACAAAGGCCCGTGTTGCTCTGGGAGTGCGTAATCCCACTCCGAAACTAATTCGGAGTGCTGAGGATGCCATGAAGGAGGGCTATGCTGAAGTCGTGCTGGTGGGCAATGCCCGTGAGATTTCCGAAATAGGTACTTCACTTGAAATTATTGATACTCTTGATCCGGAAACCGCACTTGGAACCCTGCTTGCATCCGGGGAATTCGACGCAGTTGTAAGAGGGACTGCCAAAGCGTCGGGTACATTATCGCATCTGAAAAAGGTGACAGGAATTGACAAGCTATATCGTGTGGCTTTCCTGTTAACCGCAGATGGCACTCCTTTTTTTCTGGCTCCTGTGGGAATCGATGAAGGAGGTTCCATATCTGACAAAATTGAACTTGTGAGAAGAAGCGCCGATTACATCCGCAGGTTCGGAGTTGAGCCTTCAGTCGGTGTACTTTCCGGTGGCAGGATGGGCGATCTTGGAAGAGACCGGGAGGTTGACCGGACTCTTGCAGAGGGTGATTTTATCGCAAACAGGTTGCAGGAGATGGGTATCAAGGCCAAGCACTATACCATCCTCATAGAAGATGCGATTTCAGAATCTAATTTTATTCTTGCACCCGATGGGATTACAGGGAATTTGATGTTCCGTAGTCTTGTATTTCTTGGGGGAGGGGATGGAATCGGTGCACCGGTTTTGATGGATGATTATGTTTTTGTTGATACTTCAAGAGTTGGCGGGCACTACACGCTTGCCATTATGCTTGCCAGCGCTCTTGTAAAAACAAGGGAAGAGGTTTGA
- a CDS encoding tetrahydromethanopterin S-methyltransferase subunit A produces MENTTANWPVVKGDCASGDPGSRIAVVTLASHMEPDENAAIWGSCKTENLGAEKVIANVISNSNIRYILLCGAESRGHLAGQTLLSLYNNGIDENGRIIGSEGAIPFIENIDGTMIERFQRQVTFIENIGLTDLDEIFRIVEEYKDKGDAFPEEPMMFQQPSRRCPFSLDEVDADVIVAENVFMDTSCGLIYEVD; encoded by the coding sequence ATGGAGAATACAACTGCCAACTGGCCTGTGGTAAAAGGAGATTGTGCTTCAGGTGATCCCGGTTCCCGGATTGCCGTGGTTACCCTTGCAAGCCATATGGAACCCGATGAGAACGCAGCCATTTGGGGAAGCTGCAAGACGGAGAATCTCGGGGCCGAGAAAGTGATTGCGAATGTAATTTCCAATTCCAATATCCGCTATATTTTGCTTTGTGGTGCTGAATCACGTGGGCATCTCGCAGGACAAACGCTGCTTTCACTTTACAATAATGGTATTGATGAGAATGGCAGGATAATAGGTTCAGAGGGTGCTATTCCGTTTATTGAGAATATTGACGGAACCATGATTGAAAGGTTCCAGAGGCAGGTCACTTTTATTGAAAATATCGGGCTCACTGATCTCGATGAAATCTTCAGAATTGTTGAGGAATACAAGGATAAAGGCGACGCTTTCCCGGAAGAGCCGATGATGTTCCAGCAGCCCTCCAGAAGATGTCCGTTTTCGCTGGATGAAGTTGATGCGGATGTTATTGTTGCGGAAAACGTGTTTATGGATACGTCATGCGGATTGATATATGAGGTTGATTGA
- the mtrH gene encoding tetrahydromethanopterin S-methyltransferase subunit H, with amino-acid sequence MFRFKNKQEIANIAGVKIGGNPGELATALAGTIFYEGHIIVEDENKGIFNRAGAEDLINGQASASDETGNPHMVHIFGNTATALTNYVDFVSEITDAPLIIDSPDAAARMQVAGYMEEIGLADRAVYNSINMSITPEERDFLAQSDIDSAIILGFNAVDSSFEGRMAMLENGGNLLDKGLLEIAIECGITNRLIDPGITPMGNGSGISLRVSLATKAKWGLPVGSGIHNAPSSWKWIKEKRKIDPLAYKMCDVGSAVLQQAAGGNFVLYGPIENAPLVFPLCAMSDIILTESAPFENVTSSPDHPFHKLI; translated from the coding sequence ATGTTCAGGTTCAAAAACAAGCAGGAAATTGCCAATATTGCAGGAGTGAAGATCGGAGGAAATCCCGGGGAACTTGCAACAGCTCTCGCTGGTACTATTTTTTATGAAGGGCACATTATTGTGGAGGATGAAAACAAGGGAATTTTTAACCGTGCAGGTGCCGAAGATCTAATCAACGGACAGGCATCAGCTTCGGATGAAACCGGCAATCCTCATATGGTTCATATTTTCGGCAATACTGCCACTGCTCTTACAAATTACGTTGATTTTGTTTCCGAAATAACGGATGCCCCATTGATTATTGATTCTCCGGATGCTGCTGCAAGGATGCAGGTGGCCGGGTATATGGAAGAAATCGGCCTTGCGGACAGGGCTGTTTACAATTCCATTAACATGAGCATTACTCCGGAAGAACGCGATTTCCTTGCGCAGTCAGATATTGATAGTGCGATAATCCTCGGTTTTAATGCAGTTGATTCTTCCTTTGAAGGCAGGATGGCCATGCTTGAGAATGGCGGAAACCTGCTTGATAAGGGTCTGCTTGAAATTGCAATTGAATGCGGAATTACCAATCGGCTGATTGATCCCGGGATTACTCCTATGGGCAATGGTTCAGGGATAAGCCTGAGGGTAAGTCTTGCAACCAAGGCAAAATGGGGTCTTCCTGTAGGCTCTGGAATTCACAATGCTCCTTCTTCCTGGAAATGGATTAAGGAGAAGAGGAAAATCGATCCACTTGCCTACAAGATGTGTGATGTGGGCTCGGCGGTTCTTCAGCAGGCCGCAGGTGGGAATTTCGTGCTTTACGGCCCCATTGAGAATGCGCCACTTGTATTCCCATTGTGTGCGATGTCGGATATCATTCTGACCGAGTCTGCACCTTTTGAAAACGTTACTTCTTCACCTGATCATCCTTTCCACAAACTCATATGA